The Nitrosarchaeum sp. genomic sequence TGTTTGTGTTCTTGTGACAGGAGTAGGTGGAGGCAGTCTTGGGCGTGAAATAATCAAAGCATTCAAAATGGCACCACATAATTACAAAATTGTTGCAACTGACGCTTCAGCAAAAAGCGTAGGTTTGTTTGAAACTACGCATAGATACATTGTTCCTGAAGCAAATTCTGAGAAATATCTTGATAGTATCCAAAACATATGTTCAAAGGAGAAGGTACAGGTGATAGTACCTGGTTCAGAACCAGAAACTGAGATTATGTCTAAAAACAAAAAATTGTTCTCTGAAAAAAATATTACAGTACTTACCAATCCATGGAAAACAATACAAACATGCAAAGATAAATTAAATCTGACAAATTTTCTTACCTCAAAAGGAATCACTTGCCCTAAATCAATACTTTTTGAGAATGATTCAACAATTAAACAAATAGAGCAATACCCTGTTGTTATAAAACCGCGAAGTGGAGCAGGATCAAGAAACGTATTTCTTGCTCATGATGAGATTGAGGCCAAATTTTTTGGAAATTATTTGTTAAAACATGGAAGTGAGGCAATAATTCAGGAATATGTTGGTGATTATGAGGCTGAATACACCATTGGAATTCTTTATGCAGATAATGGTAAATTGATCACATCAATTGCGATGAAAAGACTTTTGGAAGGTGGATTATCTACCCGACAAATTACTAAGGGACAAAACAATGATAAAAAATATGTGATCTCTTCTGGAATTTCCCAAGGTGAATTCAACGAATTCACTGAAGTGAGAAAAGCTGGGGAATCTATTGCAAAAGTTCTAGATGCAGATGGCCCAATTAACATACAATGCAGAAAAACCAAAGATGGAATACTTCCTTTTGAAATAAATCCAAGATTTTCTGGTACCACTGGTTCTAGAAGTTTAGTAGGCTGTAATGAACCAGACATTTTATGTAGATACAGATTATTTGGGGAAATACCTCAACAACCAAACTATGAAGTAGGTTTTGTTCTAAGAGATCTTCAAGAAAAATTTATCACACAAGACGATATAGAGAAGATTCCAAAGATATGATCAACCTAATCATCTTGGATTTTGATGATACAATAACTGATAACAGATTATTGGATTTTAAGGCATTTGAAACTCCGTGTAAAAGTCTGGGTATACCTCCACCTTCACTTAAAATGATATCTTCTTCACGAAAAAAGGGATTATTGGCAAAAGAAATTATGCAAAAACATCTTAAAAAAATCGGAAAATCCAACCTACTGAATGATTTTCTATCAAAAAGAGACATATTTTTGAGCGATTCAAAATCAATGTATCGCCTACAACTCAAAAAACATGTAATACAAGTTTTATCTCTTTTAAAGAGAAAAAAAATAAAATGCATTTTATGCTCTGCACGCAAAAATAAACAAATGGTAAAATCGTTTTTGAAATATAATAAAATTGACAGCTATTTTTTTGCAACATATTTTATGCATGATCTGGGGTTTGTCATTGATAATATAGTTAGATCAAATCGTGTCTTGATAAAGACAAGTTTACTAAAACAGATAATAAAAGATGAACACATTGATCCGCAAAGAGTACTGTATGTTGGAAACTCTTCTGAAGACTTGGAATCTGCAACTTTGCTAAAAATACCATTTGTTTATATAGAAAATGATTATTTGAACAAAGAATCCGATCTTGATATGACTAGGATTAGTAACATGCTTGATCTAAAACAACAAATACAATCAC encodes the following:
- a CDS encoding ATP-grasp domain-containing protein produces the protein MNNSDVCVLVTGVGGGSLGREIIKAFKMAPHNYKIVATDASAKSVGLFETTHRYIVPEANSEKYLDSIQNICSKEKVQVIVPGSEPETEIMSKNKKLFSEKNITVLTNPWKTIQTCKDKLNLTNFLTSKGITCPKSILFENDSTIKQIEQYPVVIKPRSGAGSRNVFLAHDEIEAKFFGNYLLKHGSEAIIQEYVGDYEAEYTIGILYADNGKLITSIAMKRLLEGGLSTRQITKGQNNDKKYVISSGISQGEFNEFTEVRKAGESIAKVLDADGPINIQCRKTKDGILPFEINPRFSGTTGSRSLVGCNEPDILCRYRLFGEIPQQPNYEVGFVLRDLQEKFITQDDIEKIPKI
- a CDS encoding HAD family hydrolase, which produces MINLIILDFDDTITDNRLLDFKAFETPCKSLGIPPPSLKMISSSRKKGLLAKEIMQKHLKKIGKSNLLNDFLSKRDIFLSDSKSMYRLQLKKHVIQVLSLLKRKKIKCILCSARKNKQMVKSFLKYNKIDSYFFATYFMHDLGFVIDNIVRSNRVLIKTSLLKQIIKDEHIDPQRVLYVGNSSEDLESATLLKIPFVYIENDYLNKESDLDMTRISNMLDLKQQIQSLVVK